The Nitrospira sp. genome contains a region encoding:
- a CDS encoding pirin family protein — MIRDTQATKTAVEIRRREDRFHTQAGWLDSRHSFSFSHHYDPTNTHHGLLLVHNDDVVKPNTGFRTHPHRDMEIVTWVLDGELEHKDSEGHSGIIYPGLAQRMSAGTGIWHSEMNPQGEKDVHFIQMWVPPDQESIKPGYEQLDINGQLNKGGLVPIASGRGHQAAISIRQKGAVLWGGKLRPGEAAQVPDAPYIHLFVAKGSAELEGAGHLEAGDEARLTAAGARRLTAGKTHGAEILIWETDRALEV, encoded by the coding sequence ATGATCAGGGATACGCAGGCGACGAAAACCGCGGTGGAAATCCGTCGCAGAGAGGATCGGTTCCATACTCAAGCAGGCTGGTTGGATTCTCGGCACAGCTTTAGTTTCTCGCATCATTACGATCCGACCAACACGCACCATGGCTTGTTGTTGGTGCACAACGATGATGTGGTCAAGCCGAACACCGGGTTCCGTACTCATCCCCATCGAGACATGGAGATCGTGACCTGGGTTCTGGACGGAGAACTGGAGCACAAGGATTCGGAAGGTCACAGCGGGATCATCTATCCGGGGTTGGCCCAGCGGATGAGCGCCGGAACCGGAATTTGGCACTCCGAGATGAATCCGCAAGGCGAGAAGGACGTTCACTTCATCCAAATGTGGGTGCCGCCTGATCAGGAGAGTATAAAGCCTGGCTATGAGCAGCTCGACATCAACGGACAGTTGAACAAAGGAGGGCTCGTTCCAATCGCCTCCGGACGAGGGCACCAAGCCGCCATTTCGATCAGACAGAAAGGAGCCGTACTGTGGGGCGGAAAGCTTAGGCCGGGAGAGGCAGCGCAGGTTCCCGATGCCCCGTACATTCATCTATTTGTGGCAAAGGGCTCTGCGGAATTGGAAGGCGCAGGGCATTTGGAAGCCGGCGATGAAGCGCGGCTCACCGCAGCCGGAGCCAGACGGCTGACAGCCGGGAAGACTCATGGAGCGGAAATCTTGATCTGGGAGACTGATCGGGCGCTAGAGGTGTGA
- a CDS encoding Na+/H+ antiporter, with the protein MGGLHQIETIILLLTAVLAFTTAAHKLLIPYPILLVIGGLILGLIPGLPAVHLDPDLVFLVFLPPILWAAAYFTSLREFRNNIRPISMLAVGLVLATTAAVAAVAHVALPGIGWAEAIALGAIVSPPDAVSATAIAKRLGIPNRLVTILEGESLVNDATALVLYRTAVAAAASGTFILRDTLLQFVLAGLGGFLVGLAVGLMTRLVLRQLTTDSLTEIAVTLLAPYVAWVLTEQVHSSAVLACVAGGQYLRQHFSADVTPITRIQGRAVWELLVFVLNGVIFILIGLQLRTLREAVPVDQFASLVFTGVLISVTVIVVRLLWVPLGAIVPRLVSPSLRRRDPMPPWPHLLIVGWTGMRGIVTLAAALALPVTTTAGTSFPFRAEIILLSFSVILATLVLQGLSLAPLIRALKLEEDRSLEHEEMGARAHAAKAALTRLETFADDDRVMPDHLDRLHTHYQQRLQRYEPTGPVDSDCTNEAAEAFRQLRHETISAERLALIKLRNDGTISDEVLHRLEHELDVESVRLGLGDRRFAG; encoded by the coding sequence ATGGGAGGGTTGCATCAAATAGAGACTATCATTCTCCTCCTGACGGCGGTCCTAGCGTTCACGACTGCCGCGCATAAGCTCCTGATTCCGTACCCGATTCTCCTTGTCATCGGCGGCTTGATACTGGGTCTGATACCGGGTCTTCCGGCGGTCCACCTGGATCCTGATCTTGTATTCTTGGTCTTCCTGCCGCCAATCCTCTGGGCGGCCGCCTATTTTACGTCCCTTCGTGAATTTCGAAACAATATCCGCCCGATCTCAATGCTTGCGGTCGGCTTGGTGTTGGCGACGACGGCGGCAGTCGCCGCCGTGGCTCACGTCGCGTTGCCGGGAATAGGCTGGGCGGAAGCTATCGCCCTGGGCGCCATCGTTTCGCCGCCGGATGCGGTGTCGGCAACGGCCATCGCCAAACGGTTGGGCATCCCCAACCGTCTCGTGACGATTTTGGAAGGCGAAAGCCTGGTGAATGATGCAACCGCGCTGGTCCTCTACCGGACCGCCGTTGCAGCAGCGGCAAGCGGGACATTCATCCTTCGCGACACACTCCTTCAGTTCGTGTTGGCCGGACTCGGTGGCTTTCTCGTCGGTTTGGCGGTCGGTCTGATGACGCGATTGGTCCTTAGACAATTGACGACCGACAGTCTGACTGAAATTGCCGTCACGCTGTTGGCCCCCTACGTGGCTTGGGTGCTGACCGAACAAGTACATTCCTCCGCTGTATTGGCCTGCGTCGCGGGTGGGCAGTATCTGCGGCAGCATTTCAGCGCTGACGTGACGCCGATCACCCGCATTCAAGGACGGGCCGTCTGGGAACTGCTGGTGTTCGTCTTGAACGGCGTGATTTTTATTCTCATCGGGCTTCAACTGAGAACGCTGCGCGAGGCAGTCCCCGTTGACCAATTCGCATCCCTCGTTTTTACCGGTGTGCTGATCAGCGTCACCGTGATCGTGGTTCGTCTCCTCTGGGTCCCCTTAGGAGCGATCGTGCCTCGACTCGTCAGCCCGTCGCTTCGCCGCCGCGATCCCATGCCGCCATGGCCCCATCTGCTGATCGTAGGATGGACCGGGATGCGTGGAATCGTTACGTTGGCGGCCGCTCTTGCCTTGCCCGTGACCACAACCGCCGGAACTTCCTTCCCGTTCCGAGCGGAAATCATCTTGCTGAGCTTCTCGGTGATTCTTGCCACGCTCGTGCTGCAAGGTCTCTCACTTGCCCCCCTGATCCGCGCCTTGAAACTGGAAGAAGACCGGAGTCTCGAACACGAGGAAATGGGGGCGCGCGCGCACGCCGCCAAAGCCGCATTGACTCGTTTGGAGACATTCGCCGATGATGATCGAGTCATGCCGGATCACCTTGACCGGTTGCACACACATTATCAGCAACGGCTTCAACGGTATGAGCCGACCGGTCCGGTTGATTCCGATTGCACAAACGAAGCGGCCGAGGCATTTCGGCAGCTCCGGCATGAAACCATAAGCGCCGAACGACTCGCGTTGATCAAGCTGCGCAATGACGGCACCATCAGCGACGAGGTGCTGCACCGATTGGAACATGAGCTCGATGTAGAATCGGTCCGCCTCGGCTTGGGAGACCGGCGCTTCGCCGGCTGA